The sequence gcagCTGGAGATGACTCACCACCCCCCCACAGGGGCACCCAGACAGCCCTCGGGCGGTGAGTCCCGCCGGCCTCTCCTCTGATTCAGCCATCCCTGTCTGGTGGGTCTCCTGTTCCCACCCTGATCCCTGCAACAGCAAACGAGGGACTCAGGCTGGTCTTCGTCGTGTCCACCGCTGGACACGTCATGTCCGCCCCCCCGTGGAGGGGGAAGCCAGGAGAGAATGTGTGTTGTGCTTGTGCATACGTGTCCATCCCAGTGTCCCGCATCCGCATCGCCGGCTATGCCCAGGCAGATGCCATCCAGCTGTGCGGCAGGGAGGGGCTATCCATGTGTGGAGGGTGGACCACCCACAGTGACAGCTCCTCTCTCAGGAATCCatcccctcctgcctccacccccacTGGTGGGCCTGACCTGCTCCAGCCAGGCCCCCTACCACACATTCTGAGACTCCCGTCCACCCATCACCTCCGCCAGGCCCAGAGGTCATCTTGGGCCTCCCCCCTTTCTTGCTCCACCTGTAGTGTCCACCTTCATGACTACCTTCACCCCGCTTCTCTCCCCTTAACCAGGCTGACTTCCCATCTGTCTCCTGCAGGTTCTGTGATCATGGACAGTCCCCTAACACACCCGCAGGCCAGAGACCCTCTTTGCATATGCATTTGTGTTCATTATAGGGGGTGATGCCGAGGCAGAGAGCCACTCTCAAAAGCAGGccctgttatttttttctgctacTCCTGAATGATTCTGGGAAGCCTGGAGACTATGTCTATACTCACCCCTGCCATTCCACCCCTTCCAACACGCTGGTCCCCCCAACCTCTCCTGGGGCTCCATAGGCTAATGGGGGAAGAGATGGGGACGGCACGTCTATTGAACTTGTCTGCTTTGACCTCCTCTAGGGCTTGAGGTCTCTGGTGTGGCCAGAGCTGGGCATGGTGACAACCATCCGCACTGCCGGTGTTCCTGTTGTCCCTGGAGCTACAGGGACAGCCCCAAATTATCATGGGTACAGCACTGTGATCCATAGGGCCCAGAACCTTTCCCCAAGATGGAAGTCTTCTCAGCCACATCCAAGGATCACCGTCTTCCGTCCTATAGGTGAGGGCTGCAGAGAACGAGACACGCTCTCATTACAGAGGCAGCCCCGCCTCAAGACCGTTACCCCTTCTTGCACAGAAGGGTGGCTGTGTAGGGCAGAGCTGGTACATAGTGAAGACACACACACGTTTGGGTCTAGCCTTTAGGGGAGACTGGAGGAACAGTTGAACGGGTGTTCATCCCATCAGAACCATGAGTGACCCCCCAAAAGGAAGGGCAGCCTGCTGTGAGGGAGTCGCTCAAAGGTTGGGAGGAGAGGTTGTTGGAGGTGGAAGCTAGGTTGAGGACGCATGCCTGTCTGGTGCTCCCGGGAGGCTCACAAGCAGGGGTGTGGCCCTCTGAGGCCCCTGGCTCCAGCCTCCTGGCAGGCACACAGCCTAGGGCCCAGCCCCAGAAACCAGCTCCCTCCATCTGGGCAGTGGGGCCCTAGAGGTCTTTTTCTCCCTCCTACACTTTCCTTCTCTATTTCAGTCTCTGCACCACGTCTCCAACTGGGGCCTCTTTTGCAGGGGTtccaccccacacaccccactgTCTTAAGACACTTCCAAATTTCTCAGAGCCACAGCCAAAGCTGGGCAGGTCATCCTCCTCCAACCCACCCCCCTCTGTGGTACCCCAGCCCTGCTGGGGATGCTGTCCAGCCTGTGCCCCCCGAAGCCCACGCCCGCTCTTACTAGAGCTGCCACAGTGCTGGCTCACCGGGACCACACCGAAATGCTCCTGAGTCCCCAGGCTGTCTGCTGACTAAGTCACTCCTCTTCCCAGTAACCCTCAATACATCTCCCTCAGTACGCCTCCAAAGGAGAGATCAAACCCCCTGGCTAGGTCTGCAAGGCCCATTAGGACGTCACCCCAAGGGGCTTGACTGCTGTGTCCAGCGCTCCTGTGGCCTTGGAGGGCCAGGGCTGGGCTTAGCAAATGGAGGCCCATCCTCCTGGAGCTCAAACGTGGGACGGCAGGCACCCATGGCAACAAACAGGGTAAGGGagaggaatactggggtgggagtGAACTGCGGGTGGTTTGGACACTTCTGAACGAACTTCATCCCCAGGACCCTGTCCACAACTGCCAGCACCACCTCCCTCAGGCAAATCAGGCCCCACACGTCCATGCTACCACAGTGGGCTCCCAGGAACCCTGACTGGAAGCGTGGGGGGGCACAGGAGGAGGACCTACCTGCCCTCCTGCCTTGGGGACCGGAGCCCAAAGGTGGCAAGGGGACTAGACAGCTGTGAGCTCCAGCAGGTCCTCAGGAGACGGGGAGGGGACTGCCGGGCCAGCAGCTCAGGACTTGCCTGGGACAGAGCCCGTCAAGGGAGGGGGCTCAGGCCCCAGAGCTCAGGGATATTCTTGGAGCCTGAGTCAGCAGCAAATCGAGGCAAAGGATTCTTGCCTTGCCTGTCCAGGCAGCAGTGAGAAGCCAAATGGGAACACCATGCCCCAGGCTATCCTCCTCCCAGAATCCAGAGTAAACACACGAAGGCGGCTTCCTCGAGGACATTTCTTGGCCTCTCCTGGTCCGCGGGGGTGGCGGCGGGGGGGCAGGGGGAACCAAGGTCCCTCAGAGGGCGACCCACAGGACCCACAGCAAGGGGCTTCCCACCTGAATCCCCAGGCTGGGAGCCCTAGCAGGGTAAAGGCTGGGTCTGCAGTTCCCACGGCCCCCCACACCCCTCTCCGGGGACAGACTGGCGAGGAGCATCCCCCACGTGGCTAACTGCAAACAGCTGGTGGCAGCTCCCCGCAGGCATCAAAGGCTTCCGGCCTCCGTGCTACAGCCCCCAACTCGCCCCTGACTGAGGACACATCAGCCTGTGGGAAGGCAGAGCATCCAGGACACGCAGAACCGGGCGGAAGTCACCGCTCCCCCACCCACAGCCCGGTGGACTCCACGCCAATGACGAGACAGGGACGACGCAGTTCTCAACGCAGGACTTTATTGGTTGGCGGGTCAGCAGCAGCACAGGTCTGAAGGACCGAGGTGATGTTTGGTGGGGGGACCTCGAACCCTGGCCCCGCCCTCTCGCCTGCACAGGCTTCCTGCCTAGAAGCGCAGCCAGAACATGCCGCTACGGATCCGGTTATAATCTGGAAGCTGTTCAATGGGGcctgtggggagagggtggggcgTCAGGGTGGGGTACCTGGGTGGTACAGGGACACCTGGCCCCACGCCGCGCCCCATTCAGAGCTGCCCAGAGCAGCACCAGGCAGGCTTTAGTGGAAAGAGGGTAGAGAACATTCCTCCAGGGGTTGCTGAGCCTGCCCCTTCACGCTCTGGTCTCTGGAGCCCCACCCACACGCGGAGGTGTCCGTTACCTGGCGGGTGTGGGGGACTGATGGAGGCACCTTGGCAGGCAGTCAGGGAGCTGCCGGGACAGGTTTTCTGAGCAAGAACTCCCTGGCAGCCAGGCTGTTGGGCAGAGCCTCTTGGGGGCCCCAACTTGCAGCTCCCAGTGAGAGTTGGGGGAAGGGGGGAagcagaggcagaggggaggccCAGACAACGGCCTGAGGCGGCACCCAGAGAGTGGACCTTCCAGGCCACTCACCGAATCCAGCCACTGCCGGGCACTGGTCGTAGAAGTACTTGGAGCAGACCTCACGCAGCAGCCTGGCGTCCACCTCCTGCAGGACGACGCGGAGGGCCCCCTGAGTGGCACGGCCCCTGGGCACCTTCCACACGTCCGAGGCGCTGACCCCGTTCCCAAAGGGAAATGGCAGCAGGGCTCTCCTGGGTATAGGCTTCCACGGGCCCCAGGCACCGCCACAGCCACCCAcgcctctgccctgcccccactTACACCACCGAGGCAGACGACGCTGCGAGGACACCGGGGTGCCCACAGGAGCAGTCTGCCTCAACCCCCCACCCTCTGCGAGGCGGCCAGCTCAAGACTCCCGAAGCTGTCTCTCCCAGGGGCCTGTTACCGCAATCCGGCTTTCCCACTCGGCCAGGGGGATGCGGCGGCCGTACGTCAGGAGACTGCGACCAATGTCCTCACACACGGGAGTGGTGCCTGCAAGGGTGAGGGAAGCTCACAGGTCCACACCGAACCACCAGGGTTCTGCACTGACCTGGCCCTCGGCCTGATCCTAGACCACAGTCCTCACCTGTACAACCTGCCCCTGTATCCATGGGCTTCTCGGGCCCGCCCACAAGGGGTCCCTGAAACCCCAGGCTCCTGGGGAAGGGGTAGCAGTGGGACACGACATGACCGTCAACGTCCTCCTTGCCGGTCTCGGGCAGGAGCACTGGTCGTGCTGGGACTGTCACTGCCcgtacccaccccacccctcgcCGCAGGGCTGCAGGACTCACCATCCAGGTGAGACACCAGAGCGTTTCGCAGGAGGTTTTTGCCCCGGACCACCTCGCTCTCTGTGGCGCTGGTGCACAAGCGCATCCtagggcaggggtggggcgggggtcaTCCTGAGAGACGCTGCGGTCCCCGAGCCTCCCGCCCGCCAGGACCAGCGGCAGCAGGCCGCCACTCACCACTGGCCCTGCAGGACAAACATCATGTCGTCGATGCTCATGTGGTCGCAGACGAAGTGCGCGCCCAGCAGCCCAGTGTCTGCGTAGCAGATGTTGAAGGTCTGGAAACTCTGGCACAGCTTGCTGGTCGCAGCAACGGAAGCCAGTGGGCTGGACAGGTGCTGCCAGGGGCCAGGGTGGTCAGCACCCACCCTCCTGTCTGCCGCCCACCGCCTGAACCCCGCAGGCTGAGCACCCACCGCCCAGCTGCGCCTCTTCCCTGAAGACGAAGTCCCCTCCCACGCCCACTCACCGGGCCACCACCGTAGGTGCAGTCGTAGTGGCCGATGATGGCGTTGGCCACCTGGAGGGCCACATTGTCCGGGTTGGCCCAGCCAGGCCCCTCCACTGCGATGGCCACGTGGGCCAGAGGCAGGCCGTCCTCACGGTGGCGGATCTGAAACGGGACGTGGCAAAGCTGAGGGACAGCCAGACCTCCCCGGTGACAGCAAAGGTGCCAAGTGTGGGTGGCAGCGTGTGCACACAAGTGTGACCATGTGTGCCTGAGAGGCAGCAGCCACGGGACCCCAGCCCAACTCCCGAGGCACCTCCGGAGTCATGAAAGAGCCAGGCACGCAGGAGCACCACCCCCGCCCACCCAGCAGCCCACCTCGCTGCCAGTGAAGCGGCATGGAGTAAGAGTGGGCACAGCGTCCTCGTCGTAAGTCCCGGAGAGGCTGCTGAAGTGCTTCTGGGCGAGGTCAAGCAGCTGCCGGTGCTCCACCCCTGCCGAAATGGACAATGTGGTTACCGGTCAGCCGAGACCCAAGACGCAGGGTATGGGAAGTCACACAGAGGCGGAGGACCCCGTGTCCTGCCTCGATGGGAGACCCCCCCAAAACAGGACATCAGGACAAGGTGAGCGAAGAGGGCCCTCCACAGACTCACTCTAGCTCAGCGGCAGGCGGGGCAggcccccagggcccagcagcTCCCACCACCCTGGCCACAAGGACACAGCGCAGGCTGGGCTGAAGGACGGGCCCTCACGTGATGCACTCATCAGCACCACAGACAAGGTGCCCCCTGGGCCTAAGGCCACCCGTCCGGCCTCACCCCTCCAGCCCTTCCTCAAGCACGTTCCACAGGGCTGGCAGGTGAGCGGGCACACAGAAGCGCCATGCAGGGCTGTGACTAGCTCTGGGGTCCCGTGCCAGGGACATGGAGCAGTAATGTCACAAACTCACGTCTCAAACCCCTGCCAGGCCTCCCCTCCACCAGAGGCCTCCGCTGCCCCAGCCCCTCGGCCAGCGGCACCGTGGTAGGAAGCAGCGCCCCCAGGTACAGGCCGCCTTTCATTCCTTCCTCCTTGAGCTCAGATCCGGCTGGACTCAAGCGCGTCCGACGTGTCAGGAGCTCAAGCTCTCTCGGTTCACTGGCCCCAAGGTCACCAGCTGAGCTCCCCCTATCCGTCTTTCCCGTCCAGCCAGCTGCCATAAGTTGGGGTGGCACCCCTGACCCGCTCCTGTCCCCTCCTGGCTCAGGCGTCCGTCAGGCTTCCATCTACAAACCCATCTTGAGTTCATCCacttctcccccttcctcccGCCGCCCCCACCAGGCACCTGCCACAAGCCCCGCCTGCATCCGCCTGCTTCCACTCTGGCCCCGACATGGCAGCAGTTGCTGCtactcagtcgctaagtcgtgtccgactctgcgaccccacagcctggagcccaccaggcttctctgtccagggggttttgcaggcaagaatactgtggtgggttgccatttccttctccaggggatcttcttgacccaaggatcaaacccgcgtctcggGCATCAGCAGGTGGACTCATTACAGCGGGGCCACCAGGGAGGCTCCCACGGCAGCAGAGTGAGCCCCCGATCAGAGCAGCGCGTGACACCACCCTGCCCCTCCGCGCAGACCCCCGCTCTCCCGTGACTAAATCCCACCACTCTCCAGCCCTCGGTTCAAATGACAAGTGCTTCAAAAGCACCTCCCTAACCTCTGAGCACCCCACAAAAATCCCCGACCACTCTGTGCCTTCCTTTCAGGGCACTTTCTATCATCCGATGTCTGGTTTCCCACCGACAAGGCCAAGAGGAACCGCCTGGAGGCCTGAATCTCCCGCCAGCCTCAACCTGGGTCTCCAAGGACCAGGTGAGGCTCACAAAGTCCTGAGGCCTAGGAGAGGCCAGCAGCCCAAGTGAGGCATGTACGAAACGTGAGCAGCAGCCCCAGGCGGCACAGCGGAATCCCACCTCAGCACAAAACAGAGGTCACTTCCCTCAAGGACGGGACAGGGCGGGAACAGGGTCCGCAGGAATGGAGGACCCCCCCCAGTCAGAACCAGGAGACCTGGCCCTGGTAATCAAGGCCACAGCCCAGCACAGCCCACCCCCCATTACCAGAGGGCTTCCACCAGCCCACTGCTCACCTCCAGCTGCTGCTAACACCATTCGGGGGGCCTTGTAATGCCGGCTGAGGTACTCGGTCAGGTCTGCCCGTGACAGCTTCCTGCAAGACACACCGCCAAGG is a genomic window of Cervus canadensis isolate Bull #8, Minnesota chromosome 22, ASM1932006v1, whole genome shotgun sequence containing:
- the LOC122424937 gene encoding cytochrome b-c1 complex subunit 1, mitochondrial isoform X2 — protein: MAASAVCRAASGGTRVLLRTRRSPALLRSPDLRGTATYAQALQSVPETQVSQLDNGLRVASEQSSQPTCTVGVWIDAGSRYETEKNNGAGYFVEHLAFKGTKNRPGNALEKEVESMGAHLNAYSTREHTAYYIKALSKDLPKAVELLADIVQNCSLEDSQIEKERDVILQELQENDTSMRDVVFNYLHATAFQGTPLGQSVEGPSENVRKLSRADLTEYLSRHYKAPRMVLAAAGGVEHRQLLDLAQKHFSSLSGTYDEDAVPTLTPCRFTGSEIRHREDGLPLAHVAIAVEGPGWANPDNVALQVANAIIGHYDCTYGGGPHLSSPLASVAATSKLCQSFQTFNICYADTGLLGAHFVCDHMSIDDMMFVLQGQWMRLCTSATESEVVRGKNLLRNALVSHLDGTTPVCEDIGRSLLTYGRRIPLAEWESRIAEVDARLLREVCSKYFYDQCPAVAGFGPIEQLPDYNRIRSGMFWLRF
- the LOC122424937 gene encoding cytochrome b-c1 complex subunit 1, mitochondrial isoform X1; this translates as MAASAVCRAASGGTRVLLRTRRSSSVPVAPFQQPALLRSPDLRGTATYAQALQSVPETQVSQLDNGLRVASEQSSQPTCTVGVWIDAGSRYETEKNNGAGYFVEHLAFKGTKNRPGNALEKEVESMGAHLNAYSTREHTAYYIKALSKDLPKAVELLADIVQNCSLEDSQIEKERDVILQELQENDTSMRDVVFNYLHATAFQGTPLGQSVEGPSENVRKLSRADLTEYLSRHYKAPRMVLAAAGGVEHRQLLDLAQKHFSSLSGTYDEDAVPTLTPCRFTGSEIRHREDGLPLAHVAIAVEGPGWANPDNVALQVANAIIGHYDCTYGGGPHLSSPLASVAATSKLCQSFQTFNICYADTGLLGAHFVCDHMSIDDMMFVLQGQWMRLCTSATESEVVRGKNLLRNALVSHLDGTTPVCEDIGRSLLTYGRRIPLAEWESRIAEVDARLLREVCSKYFYDQCPAVAGFGPIEQLPDYNRIRSGMFWLRF